A genome region from Schaalia sp. 19OD2882 includes the following:
- the dnaA gene encoding chromosomal replication initiator protein DnaA, with product MTADSLSSAWIQAVENLDASTLRPAARAFLHSARPLGDIDGTILVAVPHVTAKKKIEEVADTVDAALSLALGRTVRTALTVDPTITPPEPAADPFDDHSSLPIDTIPRNAQAPSSLAAPPVNSDDTTTHLNPKFTFDNFVTGASNRFAHAAAFAVSESPGMAFNPLFIYGDSGLGKTHLLHAIGDYARSLFPHLRVRYVNSEEFTNDFINSIREDRAEEFQRRYREIDVLLIDDIQFIQGKEQTVEEFFHTFNTLYNASKQVVLTSDMPPRELSGIEDRLRSRFAAGLLVDVQPPDLETRIAILQKKAAADQLEIDPAVLEFIASRISSNIRELEGALVRVIAFANLSNERIDLALAEMLLKDFISDPQDTEITAPLIMGQVAAYFGVTIDQLCSQERSRTVVEARQIAMYLCRELTELSLPKIGSAFGGRDHTTVMHANKKIQSQMAGKRETFNHVQELTTRIKQKAREA from the coding sequence GTGACAGCGGATTCGCTCTCCAGCGCCTGGATCCAGGCCGTGGAAAACCTGGATGCAAGTACCCTCCGACCTGCGGCAAGGGCCTTCCTCCACTCGGCCAGGCCCCTCGGTGACATCGACGGGACGATCCTCGTGGCCGTGCCCCACGTGACCGCCAAGAAGAAGATCGAAGAGGTTGCCGACACGGTCGACGCCGCCCTGTCCTTGGCGCTGGGTCGCACCGTGCGCACCGCCTTGACCGTCGACCCGACCATCACCCCTCCCGAACCTGCTGCCGACCCCTTCGACGACCACTCCTCCTTGCCGATCGACACGATCCCACGCAACGCCCAGGCGCCCTCGTCCCTTGCGGCCCCACCGGTCAACTCCGATGACACGACCACCCACCTCAACCCGAAGTTCACCTTCGACAACTTCGTGACCGGCGCGTCGAATCGTTTCGCCCACGCAGCCGCCTTCGCCGTGTCCGAGAGCCCCGGCATGGCCTTCAACCCCCTGTTCATCTACGGGGACTCGGGCCTGGGCAAGACCCACCTGCTGCACGCCATCGGCGACTATGCGCGCTCCCTGTTCCCCCACCTGCGGGTGCGTTACGTGAACTCCGAGGAGTTCACCAACGACTTCATCAACTCCATCCGCGAGGACCGTGCCGAAGAGTTCCAGCGCCGCTACCGAGAGATCGACGTGCTGCTCATCGATGACATCCAGTTCATCCAGGGCAAGGAACAAACGGTCGAGGAGTTCTTCCACACCTTCAACACCCTGTACAACGCCAGCAAGCAGGTGGTCCTGACCTCCGACATGCCGCCGCGTGAACTCTCCGGCATCGAGGACCGCCTGCGTTCACGCTTCGCGGCCGGCCTTCTGGTCGACGTCCAGCCGCCGGACCTGGAGACACGCATCGCGATCCTCCAGAAGAAGGCCGCGGCCGACCAGTTGGAGATCGACCCCGCGGTCCTGGAGTTCATCGCCTCACGCATCTCCTCCAACATCCGCGAACTCGAGGGGGCCCTCGTCCGCGTCATCGCCTTTGCGAACCTGTCGAATGAACGCATCGACCTGGCCCTGGCGGAGATGCTGCTCAAGGACTTCATCTCCGACCCTCAGGACACCGAGATCACCGCACCCCTCATCATGGGCCAGGTCGCCGCCTACTTCGGGGTGACCATCGACCAGCTGTGCTCGCAGGAGCGTTCACGCACCGTCGTCGAGGCCCGCCAGATCGCCATGTACCTGTGCCGAGAGCTCACCGAGCTCTCCCTGCCGAAGATCGGTTCGGCTTTCGGCGGTCGCGACCACACGACGGTCATGCACGCCAACAAGAAGATCCAGTCCCAGATGGCCGGCAAGCGCGAGACCTTCAACCACGTCCAGGAGCTCACCACTCGCATCAAGCAGAAGGCTCGCGAGGCCTGA